A genome region from Triticum aestivum cultivar Chinese Spring chromosome 2B, IWGSC CS RefSeq v2.1, whole genome shotgun sequence includes the following:
- the LOC123042312 gene encoding zinc finger BED domain-containing protein DAYSLEEPER-like has product MFDDYESYIQSQRTNVERSQLDLYLEETPRKLNDELNVLEFWSKSSVRYPELASMARDILAVPISSVASEQAFSMSRKVITPNRASLKPKTIEALMCLQDWYRWKMSQSEEMSTTGGGPSSSHANELSSDSENDEVEIA; this is encoded by the exons ATGTTCGATGACTACGAGAGTTACATTCAATCTCAACGGACAAATGTAGAGAGGTCTCAATTGGATCTTTATTTGGAAGAAACTCCTAGAAAATTGAATGACGAGTTGAATGTCTTGGAATTTTGGAGCAAATCATCTGTGCGATACCCTGAGCTTGCATCAATGGCTCGGGATATTCTTGCTGTCCCCATTTCTAGTGTTGCTTCGGAACAAGCCTTTAGCATGAGTCGCAAAGTTATAACACCTAACCGAGCTTCACTTAAGCCTAAGACCATCGAGGCTTTAATGTGTCTCCAAGATTGGTATCGTTGGAAGATGTCTCAGAGTGAAG AAATGAGCACTACAGGAGGTGGACCTTCAAGTTCTCATGCAAATGAGTTATCTTCAGATTCG GAAAATGATGAAGTTGAGATAGCTTGA
- the LOC123046973 gene encoding uncharacterized protein, with product MGLPAMLRSLPWLRAWRVALSQIEVDSGYKEELRREMTLFKTLAITFSRMMIFTGITSLYCSILQLGRPAGQPRAGLGHHLLLHLVNGCRHVGDFSLPLSEPLTTEAENEVHDCLYGNGSGSKSPGAT from the exons ATGGGCTTGCCAGCGATGTTGAGGTCCTTGCCATGGCTCCGAGCCTGGAGAGTAGCGCTGTCCCAGATTGAGGTGGACTCCGGTTACAAGGAAGAGCTCCGGAGGGAGATG ACGCTGTTCAAGACGCTGGCCATCACTTTCTCCAGGATGATGATCTTCACTGGGATCACGTCTTTGTACTGTAGCATCCTCCAGTTAGGAAGGCCGGCCGGCCAGCCTCGTGCGGGGCTGGGTCATCATCTCCTTCTTCACCTGGTTAATGGGTGTCGTCATGTTGGGGATTTCTCCTTGCCT TTGTCTGAACCTCTAACTACTGAAGCTGAAAATGAAGTTCACGATTGTTTGTATGGTAACGGTTCAGG TAGCAAAAGTCCTGGTGCTACATGA